The Pyrobaculum sp. 3827-6 genome has a segment encoding these proteins:
- a CDS encoding amidohydrolase family protein: protein MSECIWIEGRAYIAGGFRRVRLGRRGCRPLQLSNSYLILPGFVDIHVHFRDWGLAYKETLMGGARSALAGGVVAVGDMPNTKPHIRTAELYRRRMEEGSRLPIIYRLHMGVPEDVGELHAAKPRSVKIYPEDVERYGWGHVEVVGRACAELGCLLVFHCEDPAYFRGGDRPPEAELACVERAWAVARRTGAGIHLTHVTLPQTAELSRGWATVDVTPHHLLLDRENCRHRGLCHVNPRLRTPELRRGLLAALAAGMVDVYATDHAPHTLEEKNSGDPPPGICSLDVALSLLLSLWRAGVVDLGDVVRLYSYRPSRLLGVDLGIERGLFTVVKLEEFVVRGGEFAGSCRHTPFEGFRAFGRVVATAVGGRVYFRNGEVYDVSREGS, encoded by the coding sequence ATGTCTGAATGCATATGGATTGAGGGTCGGGCATACATCGCCGGGGGCTTCCGCCGGGTGAGACTCGGGAGGCGGGGATGCAGGCCTCTCCAGCTCTCAAACAGCTACCTAATCCTGCCAGGCTTCGTCGACATCCATGTGCACTTCAGAGACTGGGGGCTTGCGTACAAAGAGACGCTGATGGGCGGCGCCAGGTCGGCGCTGGCGGGCGGCGTAGTGGCGGTGGGTGACATGCCCAACACCAAGCCCCACATTAGAACAGCCGAGCTGTACAGAAGGCGAATGGAGGAGGGGTCGAGGCTACCCATTATCTACCGGCTACACATGGGCGTCCCCGAGGACGTGGGGGAGCTCCACGCCGCGAAGCCGCGCTCAGTCAAGATCTACCCAGAAGACGTTGAGAGATACGGATGGGGCCACGTAGAGGTGGTGGGCAGGGCCTGCGCGGAGCTGGGGTGCCTCCTCGTCTTCCACTGCGAAGACCCGGCTTATTTCAGAGGCGGCGACAGGCCGCCGGAGGCGGAGCTGGCTTGTGTAGAGAGGGCCTGGGCCGTCGCGCGGAGGACTGGGGCGGGGATACACCTCACCCACGTGACCCTCCCCCAGACGGCCGAGCTCTCGCGAGGGTGGGCCACAGTAGACGTCACTCCTCACCACCTGTTGCTCGACAGAGAAAACTGCAGACACCGCGGCCTCTGCCACGTAAACCCCAGGCTGAGAACGCCGGAGCTCCGCAGAGGCCTTTTGGCCGCCCTCGCCGCTGGGATGGTCGACGTATACGCCACGGACCACGCCCCCCATACACTGGAGGAGAAGAACTCCGGCGACCCCCCGCCTGGGATATGTAGCCTAGACGTGGCTCTCAGCCTGTTGCTGAGCTTGTGGAGGGCGGGGGTCGTCGACTTGGGCGACGTGGTTAGGCTCTACTCCTATAGACCCTCGCGCCTATTGGGCGTAGACTTGGGCATAGAGCGGGGCCTCTTCACCGTGGTTAAGCTGGAGGAGTTCGTAGTGAGAGGCGGCGAATTTGCAGGGAGCTGTCGACACACGCCTTTTGAGGGGTTCAGAGCCTTTGGACGTGTCGTGGCCACCGCCGTGGGGGGAAGGGTCTACTTCCGCAACGGCGAGGTATATGACGTGTCTCGGGAGGGCTCTTAG
- a CDS encoding acyl-CoA dehydrogenase family protein, whose amino-acid sequence MFPHFEEVHMLVKKTVREFVERRVEPNARRIDQGWYPRELLREMGALGLLAPHAPPEYGGPGLDFRSMVLVVEEVAKSSPALATVTEVQGVMIVHNLMHYAAPEARERWLQPAVRGEKIIAFALSEPCCGSDAFSLETKAEKIGGTWVINGTKLWITSGMYADAFLVAARTGSPEEKHKTVTLFLVERGKCVEVTPVAVMGMRGTGTAEVKFRDCEVGDDAVVGGVNGAFKVVLDDLNNGRMCVGAIGLGIAQGAIREALSYTKKRRAFGTTIINFQAVQHHLASIAARIEAVRGVVYTAAYFRDKGSELFPLYAQVAKYLGSRLAVDAARTAMQVMGGYGYSTDSKVEMLYRDAKATEIYEGANEIILNTIFRLFEKHET is encoded by the coding sequence ATGTTTCCGCATTTTGAAGAGGTGCACATGTTGGTGAAGAAGACGGTTCGTGAATTTGTGGAGAGGCGTGTAGAGCCTAATGCCAGGCGCATAGACCAGGGCTGGTACCCCCGTGAGCTTCTGCGTGAAATGGGGGCGCTGGGCCTGCTGGCTCCTCACGCGCCGCCGGAGTACGGCGGGCCGGGGCTGGATTTTCGGAGTATGGTATTAGTGGTGGAGGAGGTGGCGAAGTCTAGCCCGGCGCTGGCCACGGTGACGGAGGTTCAAGGCGTCATGATTGTCCACAACTTGATGCACTACGCGGCGCCAGAGGCGAGGGAGAGATGGCTACAGCCAGCGGTGAGGGGGGAGAAGATAATTGCCTTCGCTCTCTCGGAGCCTTGTTGCGGGTCAGACGCCTTCTCTCTAGAAACTAAGGCGGAGAAGATAGGTGGCACGTGGGTTATCAACGGCACGAAGCTCTGGATTACCTCGGGGATGTACGCAGACGCGTTTCTAGTTGCGGCGCGCACGGGTTCGCCTGAAGAGAAGCACAAGACCGTCACCCTATTCTTAGTGGAGAGGGGTAAGTGCGTCGAGGTGACCCCAGTCGCTGTGATGGGGATGAGGGGCACCGGAACCGCGGAGGTGAAGTTCAGAGACTGCGAAGTTGGAGACGACGCCGTGGTAGGCGGCGTAAACGGCGCCTTCAAGGTGGTTCTCGACGATTTGAACAACGGAAGGATGTGCGTCGGCGCAATTGGCTTGGGGATAGCTCAAGGCGCCATACGGGAAGCCCTATCATATACAAAGAAAAGGCGCGCCTTCGGCACCACTATTATAAACTTTCAAGCGGTACAGCATCACCTCGCCTCCATAGCGGCTCGGATAGAGGCTGTTAGGGGAGTGGTTTACACGGCCGCATACTTCAGAGACAAGGGAAGCGAACTTTTCCCCCTCTACGCCCAGGTGGCTAAGTACCTCGGCTCAAGACTTGCCGTCGACGCCGCGAGAACCGCGATGCAGGTAATGGGGGGTTACGGCTACTCCACCGATTCCAAAGTGGAGATGCTTTACAGAGACGCCAAGGCGACGGAAATATACGAAGGCGCCAATGAGATAATCCTAAACACCATATTCAGACTTTTCGAGAAGCACGAGACCTAA
- a CDS encoding TusE/DsrC/DsvC family sulfur relay protein — protein sequence MKCPEAVVLGGKRIELARCLPKNQSDWSIELAKVLAEINGIKITEAAVSVLKYVRQFWEQHGICPPVSVIESELGMGKTELLAMFGGRYDAICILAGVEPPAGCLSQVLSSI from the coding sequence GTGAAGTGTCCAGAAGCAGTGGTTCTTGGAGGTAAGCGCATTGAACTGGCAAGGTGCCTCCCGAAAAACCAAAGCGACTGGAGTATAGAACTAGCTAAGGTTTTAGCTGAAATTAATGGAATTAAGATAACCGAGGCCGCTGTCAGCGTTCTCAAATACGTGAGACAATTCTGGGAGCAACACGGAATATGCCCGCCAGTGTCGGTCATAGAGTCTGAACTCGGGATGGGTAAGACGGAGCTCTTGGCTATGTTTGGCGGCAGGTATGATGCAATATGCATACTAGCGGGTGTGGAACCCCCAGCCGGTTGCTTGTCGCAAGTCCTCAGCTCTATTTAG